The sequence AAAATCGAAAAGCGTGTTTTTCCTTTAATGGGACAGGCTAATACTGTTGTAATTGAAAACGATGGTAAAGATGAATGGTGTGAACTTGAGAAAATTGAAAATTGGAAAGAGGCATCAACTGAAGAATTATTAAAGCTTATTAGAGAAAAAGGAATTGTTGGTATTGGTGGAGCTAGTTTTCCAACTCATATTAAGCTAAACCCACCAAAAGATTGTAAGATTGATACATTATTATTAAATGGAGCTGAATGTGAGCCTTATTTAAATTCAGACAACAGACTTATGTTGGAAGATCCAAAGGCAATAGTAGAAGGTATTAAGATTATTAAAAAAATATTAGGTATAGATTCTGCAATTATAGGAATAGAAGAAAATAAACCAGAAGCAATAGCTAGTATGAAAAAAGTTTGTGAAGGAACAGGAATAGAAGTATTACCTCTTCACACAAAGTATCCTCAAGGAGGAGAAAAACAATTGATAAAGGCAGCTCTAAATAGAGAGGTTCCGTCTGGAAAATTACCAGCAGCTGTAGGAGTAGTTGTTCAAAACACAGGAACTGCAGCAGCAATATATAGAGGAATTGTATTAGGACAGCCTTTAATTGAAAAAATAGTAACTGTTTCAGGAAAAGCAATAAAGGAACCTAAAAATTTAAGAGTAGTTATAGGAACTCCTTTTTCTGAGTTACTAGAAAAATGTGGAGTAGATAGAGAAAAAGTAGATAAACTTGTAATGGGTGGACCTATGATGGGTATGGCACAATTTACAGAAGATGTTCCTGTTATTAAAGGAACAGGTGGATTATTAGCATTGACTGATGAAGAGACTAACTACTGTAAACCTCAAGCATGTATTAGTTGTGGTAAATGTGTAGATGTATGTCCTATGAATTTAGTACCATTTATGTATGGGAGATTAGCAATAAAAGAAGAATGGGATAATATGGGGCAATATAATTTAATGGATTGTATTGAATGCGGTTCTTGTGCATATATATGTCCAGCAAATAGACCATTAACTGAGGCTATAAAAATAGGAAAAGCTAAATTAAGATCAATGAAAAAATAATTAGCAGATAGGAGGAGAGAAAAAGTGTCAAAAGTATATAATATGGGGCCATCACCTCACATAAGAACTTCAGAAACAGTAGACAAAGTAATGCGTGATGTTATTATAGCATTAGTTCCAGCTTTGTTAATGGCTATATATGTTTTTAAATTAAAAGCTGTAATAGTAACAGCTGTTTCAGTTATATTCTGTATGTTGACAGAGTTAGTATTTAATAAGATAAGAAATAAAGATTGTACATTACATGATGGGAGTGCTATTATAACAGGGCTTTTATTTGCATTTGTAATACCTGTAGATATGCCAATTCAATTTGTAATAATTGGAGCAATTGTTTCAATAGCTTTAGGAAAAATGCTGTTCGGAGGATTGGGACAAAATATTTTTAATCCAGCTTTAGTTGGAAGAGCATTTATTCAGGCTTCATGGCCAGTAGCAATAACAACATTCTCTTTGGATGGAATGGCAGGACCAACAATGTTAGACGCTATGAAAAGAAGCTTACCTTTAGGAGATGTTTTAATAGGTAAAGGAAATATATATATTCAAAGTTTAATTGGAAATATGGGTGGATGTTTAGGAGAAACATCAGCATTAGCCTTGCTAATAGGGGGATTATATTTAATATATAAAAAACAAATTGATTGGAAAATGCCAACAATAATAATAGCAACAGTATTTGTATGTACTTATTTACTAGGTGCAGAAAATCCTTTAGCTCAAATTCTTTCAGGAGGATTGCTATTAGGAGCATTCTTCATGGCAACTGATATGGTAACTAGTCCAGTAACTCCTAAAGGAAAAATAATTTTTGCTCTAGGGATAGGATTTTTAATTTCAGTTATAAGAATGAAAGGTGGATATCCAGAAGGGACAGCGTTTTCAATATTAATAATGAACGGTGTAACACCTTTAATAAATAGATATACAACACCTAAGAAATTTGGGGAGGTGAAAGCTAGTGGAAAATAGATTTATACGTTTTGGATCTGTTTTATTAATTATAGCAGCGATCTCTGCAGGTTGTTTAGCTGGAGTTAATTCTATGACTAAGGGAGTAATTGAAAAGAATAAAATAGCAACTGCGAATGCAGCTAGAAAAGAAGTTCTTCCAAAGGCAATAAAATTTGATGAATCATTAGCAAAAGAAAATGAAGGATT comes from Fusobacterium sp. JB019 and encodes:
- a CDS encoding RnfABCDGE type electron transport complex subunit D — translated: MGPSPHIRTSETVDKVMRDVIIALVPALLMAIYVFKLKAVIVTAVSVIFCMLTELVFNKIRNKDCTLHDGSAIITGLLFAFVIPVDMPIQFVIIGAIVSIALGKMLFGGLGQNIFNPALVGRAFIQASWPVAITTFSLDGMAGPTMLDAMKRSLPLGDVLIGKGNIYIQSLIGNMGGCLGETSALALLIGGLYLIYKKQIDWKMPTIIIATVFVCTYLLGAENPLAQILSGGLLLGAFFMATDMVTSPVTPKGKIIFALGIGFLISVIRMKGGYPEGTAFSILIMNGVTPLINRYTTPKKFGEVKASGK
- the rsxC gene encoding electron transport complex subunit RsxC translates to MKFFGFKGGVHPPDNKAQTAKLVTEDMVSPKMVYVPMQQHIGAPLDPIVKIGERVLKGQKIADSKAFMSTTIHAPVSGVVKKIEKRVFPLMGQANTVVIENDGKDEWCELEKIENWKEASTEELLKLIREKGIVGIGGASFPTHIKLNPPKDCKIDTLLLNGAECEPYLNSDNRLMLEDPKAIVEGIKIIKKILGIDSAIIGIEENKPEAIASMKKVCEGTGIEVLPLHTKYPQGGEKQLIKAALNREVPSGKLPAAVGVVVQNTGTAAAIYRGIVLGQPLIEKIVTVSGKAIKEPKNLRVVIGTPFSELLEKCGVDREKVDKLVMGGPMMGMAQFTEDVPVIKGTGGLLALTDEETNYCKPQACISCGKCVDVCPMNLVPFMYGRLAIKEEWDNMGQYNLMDCIECGSCAYICPANRPLTEAIKIGKAKLRSMKK